The following are encoded in a window of Halosimplex halophilum genomic DNA:
- a CDS encoding SHOCT domain-containing protein, whose amino-acid sequence MGAAGGGGWMGFGLPWGLLWVLLSVALLFAAAYLLADRLGDSGAREAADPMTTLERRYARGEIDDEAFEERRIRLSERDRL is encoded by the coding sequence ATGGGAGCCGCCGGTGGGGGCGGCTGGATGGGGTTCGGACTCCCCTGGGGACTGCTGTGGGTGCTCCTCTCGGTCGCCCTGCTTTTCGCCGCAGCGTATCTGCTCGCCGACCGGCTGGGGGACAGCGGCGCCCGCGAGGCGGCGGACCCGATGACGACGCTCGAACGCCGGTACGCCCGCGGCGAGATCGACGACGAGGCCTTCGAGGAGCGCCGGATCCGGCTCAGCGAGCGCGACCGACTGTGA
- the pdxT gene encoding pyridoxal 5'-phosphate synthase glutaminase subunit PdxT yields the protein MTIRAGVVAVQGDVSEHADAIRRAAAGRGAEAEVVEIRQSGVVPDCDILLMPGGESTAISRHLHREGIAPEIEAHVADGKPVLATCAGLIVAAADPNDDRVDSLGLVDVSVERNAFGRQADSFEAPLDVAGLDEPFPAVFIRAPVIDSVGDVEVLAEWDGRAVAVRDGPVVATSFHPELTDDARIHDLAFFEGEAASAANDRGSEPEA from the coding sequence ATGACCATCAGGGCGGGCGTCGTCGCCGTCCAGGGCGACGTGAGCGAACACGCCGACGCCATCCGACGAGCCGCCGCCGGCCGCGGCGCCGAGGCCGAGGTCGTCGAGATCCGCCAGTCGGGCGTCGTCCCCGACTGCGACATCCTCCTCATGCCCGGCGGCGAGTCGACGGCCATCTCCCGGCACCTCCACCGCGAGGGCATCGCCCCCGAGATCGAGGCCCACGTCGCCGACGGCAAGCCCGTCCTGGCGACCTGCGCGGGCCTCATCGTCGCCGCGGCCGACCCGAACGACGACCGCGTCGACTCGCTGGGGCTGGTCGACGTGAGCGTCGAGCGCAACGCCTTCGGCCGCCAGGCCGACAGCTTCGAGGCGCCGCTGGACGTGGCTGGCCTCGACGAACCCTTCCCCGCCGTGTTCATCCGCGCGCCGGTCATCGACTCGGTCGGCGACGTGGAGGTCCTCGCCGAGTGGGACGGCCGCGCCGTCGCGGTCCGCGACGGACCCGTCGTCGCCACCTCCTTCCACCCCGAGCTGACCGACGACGCCCGGATCCACGACCTGGCCTTCTTCGAGGGCGAAGCCGCGAGCGCGGCGAACGACCGTGGAAGCGAGCCCGAAGCGTAG
- a CDS encoding PrsW family intramembrane metalloprotease, which translates to MSDSRDPVEARADSGRDLYEVSTWEPRSLLDSLSVFVYSAGVSGLRLLVVVLALAILASQFVLGGLGAVTDPIVGTFTLLSAVPALGLAAYVWYADVTSSEPLELLVGTFALGVLFAGFAGVVNTVVSVSLESLGLMFWGTQILYFFLVVGPVEETVKLLAVRLYAYRTSKFDAVVDGAVYGAMAGLGFATIENAIYIAGQTQGIADTFNLVLAGSGITAVRALAGPGHVIYSAFAGYYLGLAKFNPDRAGPIVVKGLIIATVVHALYNTLSGYLPGVVADITGIPWFVAFFGFILVYDGVFGLLLIRKISRYRRAYREATDEAPDDEPAELTEFDG; encoded by the coding sequence ATGTCAGACAGTCGGGATCCGGTCGAGGCGCGCGCCGACAGCGGGCGCGACCTCTACGAGGTGTCGACGTGGGAGCCGCGGTCGCTGCTGGACAGCCTGTCCGTGTTCGTCTACTCGGCGGGGGTGTCGGGGCTGCGGCTGCTCGTCGTGGTGCTGGCGCTGGCGATCCTCGCGTCGCAGTTCGTCCTCGGCGGGCTCGGGGCGGTCACGGACCCGATCGTCGGCACCTTCACGCTGCTGTCGGCGGTGCCGGCGCTGGGGCTGGCGGCGTACGTCTGGTACGCCGACGTGACCAGCTCCGAGCCGCTGGAGCTGCTCGTGGGGACGTTCGCGCTCGGCGTGCTGTTCGCCGGGTTCGCCGGCGTCGTGAATACCGTCGTCAGCGTCTCGCTGGAGAGCCTGGGACTGATGTTCTGGGGCACCCAGATCCTCTATTTCTTCCTCGTCGTCGGCCCGGTCGAGGAGACGGTGAAGCTGCTGGCGGTCCGACTCTACGCCTACCGCACCTCGAAGTTCGACGCGGTCGTCGACGGCGCGGTCTACGGCGCGATGGCCGGCCTGGGCTTCGCGACCATCGAGAACGCCATCTACATCGCGGGCCAGACGCAGGGCATCGCGGACACGTTCAACCTCGTCCTCGCCGGCAGCGGCATCACCGCAGTCCGCGCGCTCGCGGGGCCGGGCCACGTCATCTACTCGGCGTTCGCCGGCTACTACCTCGGCCTGGCGAAGTTCAACCCCGACCGCGCCGGCCCCATCGTCGTCAAGGGACTCATCATCGCGACGGTGGTCCACGCGCTGTACAACACGCTGTCGGGGTACCTGCCGGGCGTCGTCGCCGACATCACGGGGATCCCCTGGTTCGTCGCCTTCTTCGGGTTCATCCTCGTCTACGACGGGGTCTTCGGCCTCCTGCTGATCCGGAAGATCTCCCGGTACAGGCGGGCCTACCGCGAGGCGACCGACGAGGCGCCCGACGACGAGCCCGCGGAGCTCACCGAGTTCGACGGCTGA
- a CDS encoding riboflavin synthase — translation MFTGIVEETGEIVEIEDSDAGRRLRIATTFADLEGGQSISVDGACLTVEEHADGEWFSVFLAAETLERTTFDAASEGQAVNLERALSADERFDGHVVQGHVDGTTEIVDIERVGEDWAYTFELPAGLEQYVVEKGSVALDGISLTVAALDDAGGTFSVAIIPTTYHETTLSAKEVGDPVHVEVDVFAKYVERMLGMADRDAEGLADAAAVREALGEYR, via the coding sequence ATGTTCACCGGGATCGTCGAGGAGACGGGCGAGATCGTCGAGATCGAGGACAGCGACGCCGGCCGCCGGCTCCGGATCGCGACGACGTTCGCGGACCTCGAGGGCGGCCAGAGCATCAGCGTCGACGGGGCGTGTCTCACGGTCGAGGAACACGCCGACGGCGAGTGGTTCTCGGTGTTCCTGGCCGCCGAGACGCTGGAGCGGACGACCTTCGACGCGGCCAGCGAGGGCCAGGCGGTCAACCTGGAGCGGGCGCTTTCGGCCGACGAGCGGTTCGACGGCCACGTCGTCCAGGGCCACGTCGACGGCACCACCGAGATCGTCGACATCGAACGGGTGGGGGAGGACTGGGCGTACACCTTCGAGCTCCCCGCCGGACTCGAACAGTACGTCGTCGAGAAGGGGTCGGTCGCGCTCGACGGGATCAGCCTGACCGTCGCCGCGCTCGACGACGCCGGCGGGACGTTCTCCGTGGCGATCATCCCGACGACCTACCACGAGACGACGCTCTCGGCGAAGGAAGTCGGCGACCCCGTCCACGTCGAGGTGGACGTGTTCGCCAAGTACGTCGAGCGGATGCTCGGGATGGCCGACCGCGACGCCGAGGGCCTCGCGGACGCCGCCGCCGTCCGCGAGGCCCTCGGCGAGTACCGGTAG
- a CDS encoding DUF7533 family protein: MARSILGMVGLGTTLVFAIPVALLGLEFLLARGRPTVGAGLLVVAVLMVAIEEYVTTAEDLAGEAVDRTVGAVAKSPDEDEE, encoded by the coding sequence ATGGCGCGGAGCATCCTCGGGATGGTCGGGCTGGGGACGACGCTGGTGTTCGCGATCCCGGTCGCGCTGCTGGGGCTGGAGTTCCTGCTGGCGCGGGGCCGGCCGACCGTCGGCGCGGGGCTGCTCGTCGTCGCCGTGCTGATGGTCGCCATCGAGGAGTACGTCACGACGGCCGAGGACCTGGCCGGCGAGGCCGTCGACAGGACGGTCGGCGCGGTCGCGAAGTCGCCCGACGAGGACGAGGAGTGA
- a CDS encoding flippase activity-associated protein Agl23: MSRSDSESDAADGGAEGVAGPEAADSDADGDSAAAGDSARESPANDRSSRDPDDGLAGRFDRVDRTTRWVLGIVAAGLLARLALLGHRVAHYDEGRVAWWSTYFLDSGEFHYRYIIHGPLVQHVNKFLFDALGANDFTMRLFVALVGAALPLAALLFREHLDGDEIVGTAFFLAFSPLLLYYSRFFRSTLLAAAFAFVAFGLLVRAYDERSVWYVYGAVVLVALAFTAKENAAVYLLVWVGATALLLDQTLFRTGGDRSGFEWARERFDDLRGRRPLADYVADFVWHGTVALFLFLAVTLYFYAPRSPDTAAVGFWQAVVNPTLFPDLFDRTLDDVVRGYSYWFGGTTDAGCRKDNIIDAYLCFLGQEVHAMAQSALALTLMAVVGFLAERWGRVRSRGVVLFCAYWGFVSVVGYPLGTDIANAWIAVNALVPLAVPAGVGIALVADRARDALHTDSVRFGITAFALVLIAGYMAGSAGWYVYMNDTTDDNELVQYAQPADDFRPSMAVLEDHAADHEGVDVLFVGNSYVRDNPRDAGIEPTCTSIGNTLPLQWYVEAYGAEGDCIQDAETAAQQLQDGDVDPLVVIAPNELETDLAPALEGYDADEHRLRHYGSEAVFFSDRSPDESSDASAVEPRALAVRD; the protein is encoded by the coding sequence ATGAGCCGCTCCGACTCCGAGTCAGACGCCGCCGACGGCGGGGCCGAGGGCGTTGCCGGGCCCGAGGCCGCCGATAGCGACGCGGACGGTGACTCGGCCGCAGCGGGCGATTCGGCCCGTGAGTCCCCGGCGAACGACCGCTCCTCCCGGGACCCGGACGACGGGCTCGCCGGCCGGTTCGACCGCGTCGACCGGACGACCCGCTGGGTCCTCGGGATCGTCGCCGCCGGCCTGCTCGCCCGCCTCGCCCTCCTCGGCCATCGCGTCGCCCACTACGACGAGGGCCGGGTCGCCTGGTGGTCGACGTACTTCCTCGACTCCGGCGAGTTCCACTACCGGTACATCATCCACGGGCCGCTCGTCCAGCACGTCAACAAGTTCCTCTTCGACGCGCTGGGCGCCAACGACTTCACGATGCGGCTGTTCGTCGCGCTGGTCGGCGCCGCCCTCCCGCTCGCCGCCCTCCTCTTCCGCGAGCACCTCGACGGCGACGAGATCGTCGGGACCGCTTTCTTCCTCGCGTTCAGCCCCCTCCTGCTGTACTACTCGCGGTTCTTCCGGAGCACGCTGCTGGCCGCGGCGTTCGCGTTCGTCGCCTTCGGCCTGCTCGTGCGGGCCTACGACGAGCGGTCGGTGTGGTACGTCTACGGCGCGGTCGTCCTCGTCGCGCTCGCCTTTACCGCCAAGGAGAACGCCGCCGTCTATCTGCTGGTGTGGGTCGGCGCCACCGCCCTGTTGCTCGACCAGACGCTGTTCCGCACCGGCGGCGACCGCTCGGGGTTCGAGTGGGCGCGCGAGCGCTTCGACGACCTGCGGGGGCGGCGCCCGCTCGCCGACTACGTCGCCGACTTCGTCTGGCACGGGACGGTCGCGCTCTTCCTCTTCCTCGCGGTCACGCTGTACTTCTACGCGCCGCGCTCGCCCGACACCGCCGCCGTCGGCTTCTGGCAGGCGGTCGTCAACCCGACGCTGTTCCCGGATCTGTTCGACCGGACGCTCGACGACGTGGTCAGGGGCTACAGCTACTGGTTCGGCGGGACGACCGACGCCGGCTGCCGGAAGGACAACATCATCGACGCCTACCTCTGTTTCCTCGGCCAGGAGGTCCACGCGATGGCCCAGTCGGCGCTCGCGCTGACGCTGATGGCCGTCGTCGGCTTCCTCGCCGAGCGGTGGGGCCGCGTCCGCTCGCGGGGCGTCGTCCTCTTCTGCGCCTACTGGGGGTTCGTCTCCGTCGTCGGCTACCCGCTCGGGACCGACATCGCCAACGCCTGGATCGCCGTCAACGCCTTGGTGCCGCTGGCGGTCCCCGCCGGCGTCGGCATCGCGCTGGTCGCCGACAGGGCCCGGGACGCCCTCCACACGGACTCGGTCCGGTTCGGCATCACCGCGTTCGCCCTCGTGTTGATCGCCGGCTACATGGCCGGCTCCGCGGGGTGGTACGTCTACATGAACGACACCACCGACGACAACGAACTCGTCCAGTACGCCCAGCCGGCCGACGACTTCCGCCCCTCGATGGCGGTGCTGGAGGACCACGCCGCCGACCACGAGGGGGTCGACGTGCTCTTCGTCGGGAACAGCTACGTCCGCGACAACCCGCGGGACGCCGGGATCGAACCGACGTGTACGAGCATCGGCAACACGCTCCCCTTGCAGTGGTACGTCGAGGCGTACGGCGCCGAGGGCGACTGCATCCAGGACGCCGAGACCGCCGCCCAGCAACTCCAGGACGGCGACGTCGACCCGCTGGTCGTCATCGCGCCGAACGAACTGGAGACGGATCTCGCGCCCGCGCTGGAGGGGTACGACGCCGACGAACACCGCCTGCGCCACTACGGCAGCGAGGCCGTCTTCTTCAGCGACCGGTCGCCCGACGAGTCGAGCGACGCGAGCGCCGTCGAACCGCGCGCGCTCGCCGTCCGCGACTGA
- a CDS encoding ketopantoate reductase family protein: MRVLVFGAGSLGSLLGGLLARAHDVTLVGRDPHVERVRSEGLRITGECAERVEPAAATAVPDERFDLAVVAVKAFDTPAAAEALATARVDAVLSIQNGLGNEATLAGALDAAVLAGTCTYGARLTEPGVVECTGRGEVALGPPDGGESPVAESVGAALRAAGVETTVAADMPRRLWEKLAVNAGINAVTALARVENGAVVDGPAGGPARRAAREAARVARERGVDLPESTAVEAVERVAAATSANRSSMLQDVDGGERTEIDAINGAVVDRAEGAVPVNETLAALVRGWERERGLRPEGET, from the coding sequence GTGCGCGTCCTCGTCTTCGGCGCCGGCAGCCTCGGCAGCCTCCTCGGCGGCCTGCTCGCGCGCGCCCACGACGTGACGCTGGTCGGCCGCGACCCCCACGTCGAGCGGGTCCGGAGCGAGGGCCTCCGGATAACCGGCGAGTGTGCAGAGCGCGTCGAACCGGCGGCCGCGACGGCGGTCCCCGACGAGCGCTTCGACCTGGCCGTCGTCGCCGTGAAGGCCTTCGACACGCCGGCGGCCGCCGAGGCGCTCGCCACCGCGAGGGTCGACGCCGTCCTCTCGATCCAGAACGGGCTGGGCAACGAGGCGACGCTGGCGGGCGCGCTCGACGCCGCGGTGCTCGCGGGCACCTGCACGTACGGCGCGCGCCTGACCGAGCCGGGGGTCGTCGAGTGCACCGGCCGCGGCGAGGTGGCGCTGGGGCCGCCCGACGGCGGCGAGTCGCCGGTCGCCGAGTCGGTCGGCGCGGCCCTGCGGGCGGCCGGGGTCGAGACGACCGTGGCGGCCGACATGCCCCGGCGACTGTGGGAGAAGCTGGCGGTCAACGCCGGTATCAACGCCGTGACCGCGCTGGCGCGGGTCGAGAACGGCGCCGTCGTCGACGGGCCGGCGGGCGGGCCGGCCCGCCGCGCCGCGAGGGAGGCCGCGCGGGTCGCGCGCGAGCGGGGGGTCGACCTGCCCGAGTCGACGGCCGTCGAGGCGGTCGAACGGGTGGCGGCGGCGACGAGCGCCAACCGGTCGTCGATGCTGCAGGACGTGGACGGCGGCGAGCGGACCGAGATCGACGCGATCAACGGCGCGGTCGTCGACCGGGCCGAGGGAGCGGTGCCGGTCAACGAGACGCTGGCGGCGCTGGTCCGTGGCTGGGAGCGCGAGCGCGGGTTGCGGCCGGAGGGCGAAACGTGA
- a CDS encoding DUF7130 family rubredoxin-like protein — protein sequence MSEGDEEIDLGFGQAVFDDEGNRLGTIRGFDEHGFYVTTEEGIAAMGQHLSTTADSGEAELMWRCWECGEMGDIEEIPDTCPACGAERESIYYWTED from the coding sequence ATGAGCGAAGGAGACGAGGAGATCGACCTGGGGTTCGGACAGGCCGTGTTCGACGACGAGGGGAACCGGCTGGGGACCATCCGCGGGTTCGACGAGCACGGCTTCTACGTGACGACCGAGGAGGGAATCGCCGCGATGGGCCAACACCTCTCGACGACCGCCGACTCCGGCGAGGCCGAGCTGATGTGGCGCTGCTGGGAGTGCGGCGAGATGGGCGACATCGAGGAGATCCCCGACACGTGCCCGGCCTGCGGCGCCGAACGGGAGAGCATCTACTACTGGACCGAGGACTGA
- a CDS encoding class I SAM-dependent methyltransferase, with translation MTEEVREWWELTARWFQDDIDLDVGVNWTGVGVDDDLRLLLDVAGKDVLELGCGGGQCSVALAERGANVTGIDLSAEQLDFARELAAECDADVAFLQGDVTGLPLADDSFDVAFNAYVFQWVDDLAACFRETHRVLREGGRFVFSMPHPVYELADPESHEVEESYFDTGRQVTPQDDLGTDMVTYRHRVGDVHNALVGAGFRVERLLEPGSPDPDDYEEGPWGERKPELLAKLPSTLLFEARAA, from the coding sequence ATGACCGAGGAAGTGAGGGAGTGGTGGGAGCTGACGGCCCGCTGGTTCCAGGACGACATCGACCTCGACGTGGGGGTCAACTGGACCGGCGTGGGCGTCGACGACGACCTGCGGCTCCTGCTGGACGTGGCCGGCAAGGACGTGCTGGAACTCGGCTGCGGGGGCGGACAGTGCTCGGTCGCGCTGGCCGAACGCGGCGCGAACGTGACCGGTATCGACCTCTCGGCGGAACAGCTGGATTTCGCCCGCGAGCTGGCCGCCGAGTGCGACGCCGACGTGGCGTTCCTCCAGGGCGACGTGACCGGCCTCCCGCTCGCCGACGATTCGTTCGACGTGGCGTTCAACGCCTACGTCTTCCAGTGGGTCGACGACCTCGCCGCCTGCTTCCGGGAGACCCACCGCGTGCTCCGCGAGGGGGGTCGGTTCGTCTTCTCGATGCCCCACCCCGTCTACGAGTTGGCCGACCCCGAGAGCCACGAGGTCGAGGAGAGCTACTTCGATACGGGGCGGCAGGTCACGCCCCAGGACGACCTGGGGACCGACATGGTGACCTACCGCCACCGGGTCGGCGACGTGCACAACGCGCTCGTGGGCGCGGGGTTTCGGGTCGAACGGCTGCTCGAACCCGGCTCTCCCGACCCCGACGACTACGAGGAGGGGCCGTGGGGCGAACGCAAACCCGAGTTACTTGCGAAACTGCCGTCGACGCTGCTATTCGAGGCGCGGGCGGCGTGA
- a CDS encoding sulfatase family protein — MPPDTTDPPNVVVVFADDQGFGDIGCFGSPYIETPHLDGMASEGAKFTSFYAGAPICTPSRASLLTGCYPARVGLEEWVLFPGDDEGLHPDETTIPEVLGEAGYASTCIGKWHLGDREPFLPTNHGFDGYFGVPYSNDMGAAHTEGKYRDLPLMRDTEVVEAPVDQSTLTRRYTEEAVEFIEDNRDGPFFCYLAHTMPHVPLHASEGFDGASRRGDYGDAIEEIDWSVGRILATLDRLGIDDETLVIYTSDNGPWLEEGVDGGSPGHLSGGKFSVAEGGPRVPAIARWPGTVPAGSVCSELVTTMDLLPTLANLAGVDPPADRALDGEDATDLLTDPESADSPRDSYLYQTGGGDFDAVRDADGWKLRLDSGDLYHLHSDVEERFDVADENPGVADRLRETARDLATDLSENARPVGRVD, encoded by the coding sequence GTGCCACCGGACACCACGGACCCGCCGAACGTCGTGGTCGTCTTCGCGGACGACCAGGGGTTCGGCGACATCGGCTGTTTCGGCTCGCCGTACATCGAGACGCCGCACCTCGACGGGATGGCGAGCGAGGGCGCGAAGTTCACGAGCTTCTACGCGGGCGCGCCCATCTGCACGCCGTCGCGCGCGTCGCTGCTGACCGGCTGCTACCCCGCCCGGGTGGGGCTGGAGGAGTGGGTGCTGTTCCCCGGCGACGACGAGGGACTGCACCCCGACGAGACGACGATCCCGGAGGTGCTCGGCGAGGCCGGGTACGCCTCGACCTGCATCGGCAAGTGGCACCTCGGCGACCGCGAGCCGTTCCTGCCGACGAACCACGGGTTCGACGGGTACTTCGGCGTGCCCTACTCCAACGACATGGGCGCCGCCCACACCGAGGGGAAGTACCGCGACCTGCCGCTGATGCGGGACACGGAGGTGGTCGAGGCGCCCGTCGACCAGTCGACGCTCACCCGCCGGTACACCGAGGAGGCCGTCGAGTTCATCGAGGACAACCGCGACGGCCCCTTCTTCTGCTATCTCGCCCACACCATGCCCCACGTCCCGCTGCACGCCTCCGAGGGGTTCGACGGCGCCTCCAGGCGCGGCGACTACGGGGACGCAATCGAGGAGATCGACTGGAGCGTCGGGCGGATCCTGGCGACGCTCGACCGGCTGGGCATCGACGACGAGACGCTCGTGATCTACACCTCGGACAACGGGCCCTGGCTGGAGGAGGGGGTCGACGGCGGGAGCCCCGGCCACCTCTCGGGCGGCAAGTTCTCCGTCGCGGAGGGCGGCCCGCGCGTCCCCGCTATCGCGCGCTGGCCGGGGACGGTCCCCGCCGGGAGCGTCTGCAGCGAACTCGTGACGACGATGGACCTCCTGCCGACGCTGGCGAACCTGGCCGGCGTCGACCCGCCCGCCGACCGGGCCCTCGACGGCGAGGACGCGACCGACCTCCTGACCGACCCCGAGTCGGCGGACTCGCCCCGCGACAGCTACCTCTACCAGACCGGCGGCGGCGACTTCGACGCGGTCCGCGACGCCGACGGCTGGAAGCTCCGCCTCGACTCCGGGGACCTCTATCACCTCCACAGCGACGTGGAGGAGCGGTTCGACGTGGCCGACGAGAACCCGGGTGTCGCCGACCGACTCCGCGAGACCGCGAGGGACCTGGCGACGGACCTGAGCGAGAACGCCCGACCGGTCGGCCGCGTCGACTGA
- a CDS encoding M28 family metallopeptidase, whose amino-acid sequence MDGSDAGGSLAGDDPAAAALGRAWLADDSWELLTRLTELDDRLGGHPGDRRAAELVADAFESAGVRAVRERPFDVNRWTRGTTDLAVAVPDRGVERSFEAVALPYSPAHECEAPLVDVGYGTPAELDEAEVAGAVAVTRTATPPDFGRPYHRAEKVGHAAAAGAEAFVFTNHVPGQLPPTGSLRFDAEAAIPGLGVSRETGEWLREYASEGARAHLRVDAETEPGTSRNVVGRVGPGTEPEPDPDDRGERAAPDGEVVVVAHFDAHDVGEGALDNGCGIATLAGAARILSAMDLDRPVRLAGVSCEELGLVGSEALADRLDLDGVHAVVNVDGAGRYRDLSALVHASDAMGDLAEGVADAVGHPVDVQERPHPYSDHWPFLRAGVPALQLHSKSPDAEGTWDRGWTHTRADTRDKADRRTLREHAMLVALFVRAVAASDLPRLDPAAVRDALEEYGADEGMRAADIWPDEWA is encoded by the coding sequence ATGGACGGATCCGACGCCGGCGGGTCGCTCGCCGGCGACGACCCGGCGGCCGCGGCGCTGGGGCGCGCCTGGCTCGCCGACGACTCGTGGGAGCTGCTGACGCGGCTGACCGAACTCGACGACCGGCTGGGCGGCCACCCCGGCGACCGCCGCGCGGCCGAACTCGTCGCCGACGCCTTCGAGTCGGCGGGCGTCCGCGCGGTCCGCGAACGGCCGTTCGACGTGAACCGCTGGACCCGCGGGACGACCGACCTCGCCGTCGCGGTTCCAGACCGCGGGGTCGAGCGGTCGTTCGAGGCCGTCGCGCTCCCGTACTCGCCGGCCCACGAGTGCGAGGCGCCGCTCGTGGACGTGGGCTACGGCACGCCCGCGGAACTGGACGAGGCCGAGGTGGCCGGCGCCGTCGCCGTCACGCGCACCGCGACGCCGCCCGACTTCGGGCGACCGTACCACCGCGCCGAGAAGGTCGGGCACGCCGCCGCGGCGGGCGCCGAGGCGTTCGTCTTCACCAACCACGTCCCCGGACAGCTCCCGCCGACCGGCTCGCTCCGGTTCGACGCCGAGGCCGCGATCCCCGGGCTCGGCGTGAGCAGGGAGACCGGCGAGTGGCTCCGCGAGTACGCGAGCGAGGGCGCCCGGGCGCACCTGCGCGTCGACGCCGAGACCGAGCCCGGCACGAGCCGCAACGTCGTCGGCCGGGTCGGGCCGGGGACGGAACCGGAGCCGGACCCAGACGACCGCGGCGAGCGGGCGGCGCCCGACGGCGAGGTGGTCGTCGTGGCGCACTTCGACGCCCACGACGTGGGCGAGGGGGCGCTGGACAACGGCTGCGGGATCGCGACCCTTGCCGGCGCGGCCCGGATCCTGAGTGCGATGGACCTCGACCGCCCCGTCCGGCTCGCGGGCGTCAGCTGCGAGGAGCTCGGGCTGGTGGGCAGCGAGGCGCTCGCCGACCGCCTCGACCTCGACGGCGTCCACGCCGTGGTCAACGTCGACGGCGCCGGCCGGTACCGCGACCTGAGCGCCCTCGTTCACGCCTCCGACGCGATGGGCGACCTCGCCGAGGGCGTCGCCGACGCGGTCGGCCACCCCGTCGACGTGCAGGAGCGGCCACACCCCTACAGCGACCACTGGCCGTTCCTCCGGGCGGGCGTCCCGGCGCTGCAGTTGCACAGCAAGAGCCCCGACGCCGAGGGGACGTGGGACCGCGGGTGGACCCACACCCGCGCCGACACCCGCGACAAGGCCGACCGGCGGACGCTCCGCGAGCACGCGATGCTGGTCGCCCTGTTCGTCCGCGCGGTCGCCGCCAGCGACCTGCCGCGGCTCGACCCCGCGGCCGTCCGCGACGCGCTCGAAGAGTACGGCGCCGACGAGGGGATGCGCGCCGCCGACATCTGGCCCGACGAGTGGGCGTGA